In Alkalimarinus alittae, the DNA window GGAACGCATGGATCATAATTATCAGTTTAGGCAGTGTTTTTGGCTGCTGGTGGCTTTTATTTGCCACCCGTAAAGGCCAAAAGAACAACACCGAATCTGAAGCAACAACGGGCCATGTCTACGATGGTATAGAGGAGTATGACAACCCGCTTCCTAAGTGGTGGTTCTACATGTTTATGGGGACCATCTTTTTCGCGCTTGCTTACTACGCACTTTACCCTGGTCTAGGCTCTTACAAAGGCCTACTTGGTTGGACATCAACCGGTCAGTGGGAACAAGAAGTCGCAGATGCAGACGCTAAATATGGTCCTATCTTTGAAGCCTTTGCAGAAAAGTCTATTGAAGAGCTAGCAACTGACGATGCAGCACTAAAAGTAGGTCAGCGTCTATTTGCTAACAACTGTGCAATTTGTCATGGTTCGACTGCAAGAGGTTCTGTGGGTTTCCCTAACCTTGCTGATAATGATTGGCTTTATGGTGGTGACCCTGACACCATTAAGCAGACTATTGCGCACGGTAGAAATGGCAACATGCCTGCTAAGGGTTTAAACCCTGCGATGACTAAATCAGATATTGCTGATTTGACTAACTACTTGCTGTCATTTAGCAACAGAGCTACAGATAACGCATCTAGCGAACGCGGAGCAGAAATGTTCCAAACCGCTTGTTCTGCTTGTCATGGTGCTGATGCTAAAGGTACACCAGCAATGGGGGCTCCAAACCTAACCGATAACGTATGGTTATACGGAAGCACTCCAACAATGATCATGCAGACGATTGAATATGGTCGTGCTGGCGTGATGCCTGCTCACAATGACCTTCTTGGTGAAGAGAAGGTTCACGTGCTAGCAGCTTATATTTATAGCCTTTCACAAGGTAAATAAATAGTTTAAGGAGGGTTGATTCAACCCTCCTTAATTTCTAATAAAAACAATTCATTTTATACGTAGTTTGACCCTACACAGTTAAGTTAGTTATCTCCAACCTAGTCTTTTTAGGCAATGCGGTTGTTTCAAACTCTATTGCTAAACAGATTACAATACGGTGAGAGCAATGAGCGCCAAGATTCCAGTCAAAAATATTGACCCTTCTTCTAAAAATGATGCTGAAGTCACTACTTACGACCTGTATGCATCGCGTGAAAAAATCTATGTTAAAGCCGTTACGGGTGTATTCCAACGAATAAGAACAGGCTCTTTATGGCTTCTAATGGGCATGTATTTTGTGTTCTGCTGGGTGTCCATCAATGGCGAGCAGCTCATTTATTTTGATATTCCTGGTCGAAAATTCCACCTATTTGGCGCTACTTTTTGGCCACAAGATTTTGTCTTACTCTCTTGGCTTTTGATCATTTGTGCCTTTGGCCTGTTTTTTATCACGTCCCTATTTGGTCGAGTTTGGTGTGGCTATACCTGCCCTCAAACAGTTTGGACCTTTATTTTTATGTGGGTTGAAGAGAAAGTTGAAGGAAGCAGAAATAAGCGCATGAAGCTTGATAAAGCGCCTAATGACGCGTCCAAAACCTTTAAGAAAGTGCTCAAGCATTCTATTTGGCTCTTGATAGCCTTTGCCACAGGGCTTACGTTTGTGGGTTATTTTTACCCTATCCGTGAGCTTATCGTAGATTTCTTCAGTTTTAACTTCATTGGTGGCTGGGCTTATTTTTGGATTCTTTTCTTTACCGCTGCCACTTACGCCAATGCGGGCTGGTTAAGGGAACAAGTCTGTCTCTATATGTGCCCCTATGCACGCTTTCAGTCAGTTATGTTCGATAAAGATACCATGGTTGTTTCTTACGATCCTAACAGGGGTGAACCTCGCGGCAGTCGGAAGAAATCAGTAGACCCTAAGCAAACTGGTTTGGGTGACTGCGTTGATTGTGGCTTATGCGTTCAGGTATGCCCTACAGGTATTGATATTCGAGACGGGCTTCAATATGAATGCATTGGCTGCGCTTTATGTATTGACGCATGCGATCAAGTCATGGAAAAAATGAATTACCCGAAAGGGCTGATTCGATACGACAATGAAAACACGCTTGAAGGTAAAGAGAGCCATATGGTTCGCCCAAAGTCGGTTGGCTATGGTCTAGTGCTTCTATTCATGATTTCGTCTGTTATTTATGCCGTCTATTCGAGAGTACCGGTAGCACTTGATGTCATAAAAGACCGTGGAGCACTCTATCAACTGACCGGTATGGGCCTAGTTGAAAACTCTTATACCCTAAAAGTCATTAATATGGCTAATACAGAGCGCGAATTTGAAGTGCGTGTATCGGGCATTGAAGGAATAAAGATCACCACAACAACTCGATTTACGGCAAACTCTGGCGAAGTGCACTCTCTGCCAACAAGCATTGAAATTGACCCGGCAAATATGACAGAAACTAAACATGATATTGAATTTGAAGTTATTGCTGTTGATGACCCAACCGTTAAAGCAACATCAGATAGTCGTTTTCTTGCTCCGCTAAATTATTAGTCCCTATGGACATTCATTTCTTGAAGCCACACCCCTTATAACAAAAGGGTTCTTGGCTTCTTGACACATTACTGAGAGAATCTCTATTAATCGCTCATTTAAGCGGTTTGCAGAGGTTCTCTAAGCTCTTACACTCTAATATTGTAGAATTAAATACCTATGACACACTTTGATAATGATACGGCCCCTTGGTATAAACAGTTTTGGCTATGGTTCCTAATCTCCATTCCTGCAGTCACAATTTGCTACTGTATGCTGATGATATATACCGCTATATCAACTGAAAACTCATTAGTCAGCGATAACTACTATAAAGATGGTCTCGCGATTAACCAGGAGCTTGCGCTAGATAACAAAGCGACAGAACTTAACCTCAGTGCAAAAGTCAGTTTCGATAGCTCGGGTCGAGTTGCACTG includes these proteins:
- the ccoP gene encoding cytochrome-c oxidase, cbb3-type subunit III; the protein is MSSFWNAWIIIISLGSVFGCWWLLFATRKGQKNNTESEATTGHVYDGIEEYDNPLPKWWFYMFMGTIFFALAYYALYPGLGSYKGLLGWTSTGQWEQEVADADAKYGPIFEAFAEKSIEELATDDAALKVGQRLFANNCAICHGSTARGSVGFPNLADNDWLYGGDPDTIKQTIAHGRNGNMPAKGLNPAMTKSDIADLTNYLLSFSNRATDNASSERGAEMFQTACSACHGADAKGTPAMGAPNLTDNVWLYGSTPTMIMQTIEYGRAGVMPAHNDLLGEEKVHVLAAYIYSLSQGK
- the ccoG gene encoding cytochrome c oxidase accessory protein CcoG, coding for MSAKIPVKNIDPSSKNDAEVTTYDLYASREKIYVKAVTGVFQRIRTGSLWLLMGMYFVFCWVSINGEQLIYFDIPGRKFHLFGATFWPQDFVLLSWLLIICAFGLFFITSLFGRVWCGYTCPQTVWTFIFMWVEEKVEGSRNKRMKLDKAPNDASKTFKKVLKHSIWLLIAFATGLTFVGYFYPIRELIVDFFSFNFIGGWAYFWILFFTAATYANAGWLREQVCLYMCPYARFQSVMFDKDTMVVSYDPNRGEPRGSRKKSVDPKQTGLGDCVDCGLCVQVCPTGIDIRDGLQYECIGCALCIDACDQVMEKMNYPKGLIRYDNENTLEGKESHMVRPKSVGYGLVLLFMISSVIYAVYSRVPVALDVIKDRGALYQLTGMGLVENSYTLKVINMANTEREFEVRVSGIEGIKITTTTRFTANSGEVHSLPTSIEIDPANMTETKHDIEFEVIAVDDPTVKATSDSRFLAPLNY
- a CDS encoding FixH family protein — its product is MTHFDNDTAPWYKQFWLWFLISIPAVTICYCMLMIYTAISTENSLVSDNYYKDGLAINQELALDNKATELNLSAKVSFDSSGRVALSLNGDLTSPPSFLTLKLLHPTLDGQDIETKLLPEPGSTYSTQFEKPLTGRWYIDIIAQDSTWRLKGEAALPSDTVIQLDSGA